A portion of the Macaca mulatta isolate MMU2019108-1 chromosome 4, T2T-MMU8v2.0, whole genome shotgun sequence genome contains these proteins:
- the LOC719250 gene encoding class I histocompatibility antigen, Gogo-B*0101 alpha chain isoform X8 — MMPGTVLLLLSGALALTETWAGSHSLRYFSTSVSRPGRGEPRFISVGYVDDTQFLRFDSDAASPRMEPQAPWVEQEGPEYWDRETRNAEGHAQTHRENLQTLLRYYNQSEAGSHTIQRVFGCDLGPDGRLLRGYNQHAYDGKDYIALNEDLRSWTAADTAAQNTQRKWEACGEAEEWSVYLEGECLEWLRRHLENGKETLQRADPPKTHVTHHPISDHEATLRCWALGFYPAEITLTWQRDGEDQTQDTELVETRPAGDGTFQKWAAVVVSSGEEQRYTCHVQHEGLLEPLTLRWEPSSQSAIPILGFVAGLAVLAFLVTGAVVTAVLWRRKSSGGKGGSYSQAVCNDSDQGSDVSLRDCKA; from the exons ATGATGCCCGGAACCGTCCTCCTGCTGCTCTCGGGGGCCCTGGCCCTGACCGAGACCTGGGCCG GCTCGCACTCCTTGAGGTATTTCAGCACCTCCGTGTCCCGGCCCGGCCGCGGGGAGCCCCGCTTCATCTCCGTGGGCTACGTGGACGACACGCAGTTCCTGCGGTTCGACAGCGACGCCGCGAGTCCGAGGATGGAGCCGCAGGCGCCGTGGGTGGAGCAGGAGGGGCCGGAGTATTGGGACCGGGAGACGCGGAACGCCGAGGGCCACGCACAGACTCACCGAGAGAACCTGCAGACCCTGCTCCGCTACTACAACCAGAGCGAGGCCG GGTCTCACACCATCCAGAGGGTGTTTGGCTGCGACCTGGGGCCGGACGGGCGCCTCCTCCGCGGATATAACCAGCACGCCTACGATGGCAAGGATTACATTGCCCTGAACGAGGACCTGCGCTCCTGGACCGCGGCGGACACGGCGGCTCAGAACACCCAGCGCAAGTGGGAGGCGTGCGGTGAGGCGGAGGAGTGGAGCGTCTACCTGGAGGGCGAGTGCCTGGAGTGGCTCCGCAGACACCTGGAGAACGGGAAGGAGACGCTGCAGCGCGCGG ATCCCCCAAAGACACACGTGACCCACCACCCCATATCTGACCATGAGGCCACCCTGAGGTGCTGGGCCCTGGGCTTCTACCCTGCGGAGATCACACTGACCTGGCAGCGGGATGGGGAGGACCAAACTCAGGACACTGAGCTTGTGGAGACCAGGCCAGCAGGGGATGGAACCTTCCAGAAGTGGGCAGCTGTGGTGGTGTCTTCTGGAGAAGAGCAGAGATACACGTGCCATGTGCAGCACGAGGGGCTGCTGGAGCCCCTCACCCTGAGATGGG AGCCATCTTCCCAGTCCGCCATCCCCATCTTGGGCTTCGTTGCTGGCCTGGCTGTCCTAGCCTTTTTGGTCACTGGAGCTGTGGTCACTGCTGTGttgtggaggaggaagagctcAG GTGGAAAAGGAGGGAGTTACTCTCAGGCTGTGTGTaa CGACAGTGACCAGGGCTCTGATGTGTCTCTCAGGGATTGTAAAG CCTGA
- the LOC719250 gene encoding class I histocompatibility antigen, Gogo-B*0101 alpha chain isoform X11, translating into MMPGTVLLLLSGALALTETWAGSHSLRYFSTSVSRPGRGEPRFISVGYVDDTQFLRFDSDAASPRMEPQAPWVEQEGPEYWDRETRNAEGHAQTHRENLQTLLRYYNQSEAGSHTIQRVFGCDLGPDGRLLRGYNQHAYDGKDYIALNEDLRSWTAADTAAQNTQRKWEACGEAEEWSVYLEGECLEWLRRHLENGKETLQRADPPKTHVTHHPISDHEATLRCWALGFYPAEITLTWQRDGEDQTQDTELVETRPAGDGTFQKWAAVVVSSGEEQRYTCHVQHEGLLEPLTLRWEPSSQSAIPILGFVAGLAVLAFLVTGAVVTAVLWRRKSSGGKGGSYSQAVSSDSDQGSDVSLRDCKGEILGLPCVRLRCKISSGLSFVTSRASGKGI; encoded by the exons ATGATGCCCGGAACCGTCCTCCTGCTGCTCTCGGGGGCCCTGGCCCTGACCGAGACCTGGGCCG GCTCGCACTCCTTGAGGTATTTCAGCACCTCCGTGTCCCGGCCCGGCCGCGGGGAGCCCCGCTTCATCTCCGTGGGCTACGTGGACGACACGCAGTTCCTGCGGTTCGACAGCGACGCCGCGAGTCCGAGGATGGAGCCGCAGGCGCCGTGGGTGGAGCAGGAGGGGCCGGAGTATTGGGACCGGGAGACGCGGAACGCCGAGGGCCACGCACAGACTCACCGAGAGAACCTGCAGACCCTGCTCCGCTACTACAACCAGAGCGAGGCCG GGTCTCACACCATCCAGAGGGTGTTTGGCTGCGACCTGGGGCCGGACGGGCGCCTCCTCCGCGGATATAACCAGCACGCCTACGATGGCAAGGATTACATTGCCCTGAACGAGGACCTGCGCTCCTGGACCGCGGCGGACACGGCGGCTCAGAACACCCAGCGCAAGTGGGAGGCGTGCGGTGAGGCGGAGGAGTGGAGCGTCTACCTGGAGGGCGAGTGCCTGGAGTGGCTCCGCAGACACCTGGAGAACGGGAAGGAGACGCTGCAGCGCGCGG ATCCCCCAAAGACACACGTGACCCACCACCCCATATCTGACCATGAGGCCACCCTGAGGTGCTGGGCCCTGGGCTTCTACCCTGCGGAGATCACACTGACCTGGCAGCGGGATGGGGAGGACCAAACTCAGGACACTGAGCTTGTGGAGACCAGGCCAGCAGGGGATGGAACCTTCCAGAAGTGGGCAGCTGTGGTGGTGTCTTCTGGAGAAGAGCAGAGATACACGTGCCATGTGCAGCACGAGGGGCTGCTGGAGCCCCTCACCCTGAGATGGG AGCCATCTTCCCAGTCCGCCATCCCCATCTTGGGCTTCGTTGCTGGCCTGGCTGTCCTAGCCTTTTTGGTCACTGGAGCTGTGGTCACTGCTGTGttgtggaggaggaagagctcAG GTGGAAAAGGAGGGAGTTACTCTCAGGCTGTGT CCAGCGACAGTGACCAGGGCTCTGATGTGTCTCTCAGGGATTGTAAAGGTGAGATTCTTGGG CTGCCTTGTGTGAGACTGAGATGCAAGATTTCTTCAGGCCTTTCCTTTGTGACTTCAAGAGCATCTGGCAAAGGCATCTGA
- the LOC719250 gene encoding class I histocompatibility antigen, Gogo-B*0101 alpha chain isoform X7, whose translation MMPGTVLLLLSGALALTETWAGSHSLRYFSTSVSRPGRGEPRFISVGYVDDTQFLRFDSDAASPRMEPQAPWVEQEGPEYWDRETRNAEGHAQTHRENLQTLLRYYNQSEAGSHTIQRVFGCDLGPDGRLLRGYNQHAYDGKDYIALNEDLRSWTAADTAAQNTQRKWEACGEAEEWSVYLEGECLEWLRRHLENGKETLQRADPPKTHVTHHPISDHEATLRCWALGFYPAEITLTWQRDGEDQTQDTELVETRPAGDGTFQKWAAVVVSSGEEQRYTCHVQHEGLLEPLTLRWEPSSQSAIPILGFVAGLAVLAFLVTGAVVTAVLWRRKSSGGKGGSYSQAVSSDSDQGSDVSLRDCKA comes from the exons ATGATGCCCGGAACCGTCCTCCTGCTGCTCTCGGGGGCCCTGGCCCTGACCGAGACCTGGGCCG GCTCGCACTCCTTGAGGTATTTCAGCACCTCCGTGTCCCGGCCCGGCCGCGGGGAGCCCCGCTTCATCTCCGTGGGCTACGTGGACGACACGCAGTTCCTGCGGTTCGACAGCGACGCCGCGAGTCCGAGGATGGAGCCGCAGGCGCCGTGGGTGGAGCAGGAGGGGCCGGAGTATTGGGACCGGGAGACGCGGAACGCCGAGGGCCACGCACAGACTCACCGAGAGAACCTGCAGACCCTGCTCCGCTACTACAACCAGAGCGAGGCCG GGTCTCACACCATCCAGAGGGTGTTTGGCTGCGACCTGGGGCCGGACGGGCGCCTCCTCCGCGGATATAACCAGCACGCCTACGATGGCAAGGATTACATTGCCCTGAACGAGGACCTGCGCTCCTGGACCGCGGCGGACACGGCGGCTCAGAACACCCAGCGCAAGTGGGAGGCGTGCGGTGAGGCGGAGGAGTGGAGCGTCTACCTGGAGGGCGAGTGCCTGGAGTGGCTCCGCAGACACCTGGAGAACGGGAAGGAGACGCTGCAGCGCGCGG ATCCCCCAAAGACACACGTGACCCACCACCCCATATCTGACCATGAGGCCACCCTGAGGTGCTGGGCCCTGGGCTTCTACCCTGCGGAGATCACACTGACCTGGCAGCGGGATGGGGAGGACCAAACTCAGGACACTGAGCTTGTGGAGACCAGGCCAGCAGGGGATGGAACCTTCCAGAAGTGGGCAGCTGTGGTGGTGTCTTCTGGAGAAGAGCAGAGATACACGTGCCATGTGCAGCACGAGGGGCTGCTGGAGCCCCTCACCCTGAGATGGG AGCCATCTTCCCAGTCCGCCATCCCCATCTTGGGCTTCGTTGCTGGCCTGGCTGTCCTAGCCTTTTTGGTCACTGGAGCTGTGGTCACTGCTGTGttgtggaggaggaagagctcAG GTGGAAAAGGAGGGAGTTACTCTCAGGCTGTGT CCAGCGACAGTGACCAGGGCTCTGATGTGTCTCTCAGGGATTGTAAAG CCTGA
- the LOC719250 gene encoding class I histocompatibility antigen, Gogo-B*0101 alpha chain isoform X2 yields MMPGTVLLLLSGALALTETWAGECGVWREMASAGRSEGTAGGGAGPGEPRGEEGRAGLSLSSPPGSHSLRYFSTSVSRPGRGEPRFISVGYVDDTQFLRFDSDAASPRMEPQAPWVEQEGPEYWDRETRNAEGHAQTHRENLQTLLRYYNQSEAGSHTIQRVFGCDLGPDGRLLRGYNQHAYDGKDYIALNEDLRSWTAADTAAQNTQRKWEACGEAEEWSVYLEGECLEWLRRHLENGKETLQRADPPKTHVTHHPISDHEATLRCWALGFYPAEITLTWQRDGEDQTQDTELVETRPAGDGTFQKWAAVVVSSGEEQRYTCHVQHEGLLEPLTLRWEPSSQSAIPILGFVAGLAVLAFLVTGAVVTAVLWRRKSSGGKGGSYSQAVSSDSDQGSDVSLRDCKA; encoded by the exons ATGATGCCCGGAACCGTCCTCCTGCTGCTCTCGGGGGCCCTGGCCCTGACCGAGACCTGGGCCGGTGAGTGCGGGGTCTGGAGGGAAATGGCCTCTGCGGGGAGGAGCGAGGGGACCGCAGGTGGGGGCGCAGGACCCGGGGAGCCGCGCGGGGAGGAGGGTCGGGCGGGTCTCAGCCTCTCCTCGCCCCCAGGCTCGCACTCCTTGAGGTATTTCAGCACCTCCGTGTCCCGGCCCGGCCGCGGGGAGCCCCGCTTCATCTCCGTGGGCTACGTGGACGACACGCAGTTCCTGCGGTTCGACAGCGACGCCGCGAGTCCGAGGATGGAGCCGCAGGCGCCGTGGGTGGAGCAGGAGGGGCCGGAGTATTGGGACCGGGAGACGCGGAACGCCGAGGGCCACGCACAGACTCACCGAGAGAACCTGCAGACCCTGCTCCGCTACTACAACCAGAGCGAGGCCG GGTCTCACACCATCCAGAGGGTGTTTGGCTGCGACCTGGGGCCGGACGGGCGCCTCCTCCGCGGATATAACCAGCACGCCTACGATGGCAAGGATTACATTGCCCTGAACGAGGACCTGCGCTCCTGGACCGCGGCGGACACGGCGGCTCAGAACACCCAGCGCAAGTGGGAGGCGTGCGGTGAGGCGGAGGAGTGGAGCGTCTACCTGGAGGGCGAGTGCCTGGAGTGGCTCCGCAGACACCTGGAGAACGGGAAGGAGACGCTGCAGCGCGCGG ATCCCCCAAAGACACACGTGACCCACCACCCCATATCTGACCATGAGGCCACCCTGAGGTGCTGGGCCCTGGGCTTCTACCCTGCGGAGATCACACTGACCTGGCAGCGGGATGGGGAGGACCAAACTCAGGACACTGAGCTTGTGGAGACCAGGCCAGCAGGGGATGGAACCTTCCAGAAGTGGGCAGCTGTGGTGGTGTCTTCTGGAGAAGAGCAGAGATACACGTGCCATGTGCAGCACGAGGGGCTGCTGGAGCCCCTCACCCTGAGATGGG AGCCATCTTCCCAGTCCGCCATCCCCATCTTGGGCTTCGTTGCTGGCCTGGCTGTCCTAGCCTTTTTGGTCACTGGAGCTGTGGTCACTGCTGTGttgtggaggaggaagagctcAG GTGGAAAAGGAGGGAGTTACTCTCAGGCTGTGT CCAGCGACAGTGACCAGGGCTCTGATGTGTCTCTCAGGGATTGTAAAG CCTGA
- the LOC719250 gene encoding class I histocompatibility antigen, Gogo-B*0101 alpha chain isoform X5 yields the protein MMPGTVLLLLSGALALTETWAGECGVWREMASAGRSEGTAGGGAGPGEPRGEEGRAGLSLSSPPGSHSLRYFSTSVSRPGRGEPRFISVGYVDDTQFLRFDSDAASPRMEPQAPWVEQEGPEYWDRETRNAEGHAQTHRENLQTLLRYYNQSEAGSHTIQRVFGCDLGPDGRLLRGYNQHAYDGKDYIALNEDLRSWTAADTAAQNTQRKWEACGEAEEWSVYLEGECLEWLRRHLENGKETLQRADPPKTHVTHHPISDHEATLRCWALGFYPAEITLTWQRDGEDQTQDTELVETRPAGDGTFQKWAAVVVSSGEEQRYTCHVQHEGLLEPLTLRWEPSSQSAIPILGFVAGLAVLAFLVTGAVVTAVLWRRKSSASDSDQGSDVSLRDCKA from the exons ATGATGCCCGGAACCGTCCTCCTGCTGCTCTCGGGGGCCCTGGCCCTGACCGAGACCTGGGCCGGTGAGTGCGGGGTCTGGAGGGAAATGGCCTCTGCGGGGAGGAGCGAGGGGACCGCAGGTGGGGGCGCAGGACCCGGGGAGCCGCGCGGGGAGGAGGGTCGGGCGGGTCTCAGCCTCTCCTCGCCCCCAGGCTCGCACTCCTTGAGGTATTTCAGCACCTCCGTGTCCCGGCCCGGCCGCGGGGAGCCCCGCTTCATCTCCGTGGGCTACGTGGACGACACGCAGTTCCTGCGGTTCGACAGCGACGCCGCGAGTCCGAGGATGGAGCCGCAGGCGCCGTGGGTGGAGCAGGAGGGGCCGGAGTATTGGGACCGGGAGACGCGGAACGCCGAGGGCCACGCACAGACTCACCGAGAGAACCTGCAGACCCTGCTCCGCTACTACAACCAGAGCGAGGCCG GGTCTCACACCATCCAGAGGGTGTTTGGCTGCGACCTGGGGCCGGACGGGCGCCTCCTCCGCGGATATAACCAGCACGCCTACGATGGCAAGGATTACATTGCCCTGAACGAGGACCTGCGCTCCTGGACCGCGGCGGACACGGCGGCTCAGAACACCCAGCGCAAGTGGGAGGCGTGCGGTGAGGCGGAGGAGTGGAGCGTCTACCTGGAGGGCGAGTGCCTGGAGTGGCTCCGCAGACACCTGGAGAACGGGAAGGAGACGCTGCAGCGCGCGG ATCCCCCAAAGACACACGTGACCCACCACCCCATATCTGACCATGAGGCCACCCTGAGGTGCTGGGCCCTGGGCTTCTACCCTGCGGAGATCACACTGACCTGGCAGCGGGATGGGGAGGACCAAACTCAGGACACTGAGCTTGTGGAGACCAGGCCAGCAGGGGATGGAACCTTCCAGAAGTGGGCAGCTGTGGTGGTGTCTTCTGGAGAAGAGCAGAGATACACGTGCCATGTGCAGCACGAGGGGCTGCTGGAGCCCCTCACCCTGAGATGGG AGCCATCTTCCCAGTCCGCCATCCCCATCTTGGGCTTCGTTGCTGGCCTGGCTGTCCTAGCCTTTTTGGTCACTGGAGCTGTGGTCACTGCTGTGttgtggaggaggaagagctcAG CCAGCGACAGTGACCAGGGCTCTGATGTGTCTCTCAGGGATTGTAAAG CCTGA
- the LOC719250 gene encoding class I histocompatibility antigen, Gogo-B*0101 alpha chain isoform X6 has protein sequence MMPGTVLLLLSGALALTETWAGECGVWREMASAGRSEGTAGGGAGPGEPRGEEGRAGLSLSSPPGSHSLRYFSTSVSRPGRGEPRFISVGYVDDTQFLRFDSDAASPRMEPQAPWVEQEGPEYWDRETRNAEGHAQTHRENLQTLLRYYNQSEAGSHTIQRVFGCDLGPDGRLLRGYNQHAYDGKDYIALNEDLRSWTAADTAAQNTQRKWEACGEAEEWSVYLEGECLEWLRRHLENGKETLQRADPPKTHVTHHPISDHEATLRCWALGFYPAEITLTWQRDGEDQTQDTELVETRPAGDGTFQKWAAVVVSSGEEQRYTCHVQHEGLLEPLTLRWEPSSQSAIPILGFVAGLAVLAFLVTGAVVTAVLWRRKSSGGRRDLRKEMRHRDKV, from the exons ATGATGCCCGGAACCGTCCTCCTGCTGCTCTCGGGGGCCCTGGCCCTGACCGAGACCTGGGCCGGTGAGTGCGGGGTCTGGAGGGAAATGGCCTCTGCGGGGAGGAGCGAGGGGACCGCAGGTGGGGGCGCAGGACCCGGGGAGCCGCGCGGGGAGGAGGGTCGGGCGGGTCTCAGCCTCTCCTCGCCCCCAGGCTCGCACTCCTTGAGGTATTTCAGCACCTCCGTGTCCCGGCCCGGCCGCGGGGAGCCCCGCTTCATCTCCGTGGGCTACGTGGACGACACGCAGTTCCTGCGGTTCGACAGCGACGCCGCGAGTCCGAGGATGGAGCCGCAGGCGCCGTGGGTGGAGCAGGAGGGGCCGGAGTATTGGGACCGGGAGACGCGGAACGCCGAGGGCCACGCACAGACTCACCGAGAGAACCTGCAGACCCTGCTCCGCTACTACAACCAGAGCGAGGCCG GGTCTCACACCATCCAGAGGGTGTTTGGCTGCGACCTGGGGCCGGACGGGCGCCTCCTCCGCGGATATAACCAGCACGCCTACGATGGCAAGGATTACATTGCCCTGAACGAGGACCTGCGCTCCTGGACCGCGGCGGACACGGCGGCTCAGAACACCCAGCGCAAGTGGGAGGCGTGCGGTGAGGCGGAGGAGTGGAGCGTCTACCTGGAGGGCGAGTGCCTGGAGTGGCTCCGCAGACACCTGGAGAACGGGAAGGAGACGCTGCAGCGCGCGG ATCCCCCAAAGACACACGTGACCCACCACCCCATATCTGACCATGAGGCCACCCTGAGGTGCTGGGCCCTGGGCTTCTACCCTGCGGAGATCACACTGACCTGGCAGCGGGATGGGGAGGACCAAACTCAGGACACTGAGCTTGTGGAGACCAGGCCAGCAGGGGATGGAACCTTCCAGAAGTGGGCAGCTGTGGTGGTGTCTTCTGGAGAAGAGCAGAGATACACGTGCCATGTGCAGCACGAGGGGCTGCTGGAGCCCCTCACCCTGAGATGGG AGCCATCTTCCCAGTCCGCCATCCCCATCTTGGGCTTCGTTGCTGGCCTGGCTGTCCTAGCCTTTTTGGTCACTGGAGCTGTGGTCACTGCTGTGttgtggaggaggaagagctcAG gtggaaggagagacttgagaaaagaaatgagacacagagacaaagtatag
- the LOC719250 gene encoding class I histocompatibility antigen, Gogo-B*0101 alpha chain isoform X1 has translation MMPGTVLLLLSGALALTETWAGSHSLRYFSTSVSRPGRGEPRFISVGYVDDTQFLRFDSDAASPRMEPQAPWVEQEGPEYWDRETRNAEGHAQTHRENLQTLLRYYNQSEAGSHTIQRVFGCDLGPDGRLLRGYNQHAYDGKDYIALNEDLRSWTAADTAAQNTQRKWEACGEAEEWSVYLEGECLEWLRRHLENGKETLQRADPPKTHVTHHPISDHEATLRCWALGFYPAEITLTWQRDGEDQTQDTELVETRPAGDGTFQKWAAVVVSSGEEQRYTCHVQHEGLLEPLTLRWEPSSQSAIPILGFVAGLAVLAFLVTGAVVTAVLWRRKSSGGKGGSYSQAVCKWWGWECGGAHPSRNSSCPMSPVGSDQMLFLFYPSQRQ, from the exons ATGATGCCCGGAACCGTCCTCCTGCTGCTCTCGGGGGCCCTGGCCCTGACCGAGACCTGGGCCG GCTCGCACTCCTTGAGGTATTTCAGCACCTCCGTGTCCCGGCCCGGCCGCGGGGAGCCCCGCTTCATCTCCGTGGGCTACGTGGACGACACGCAGTTCCTGCGGTTCGACAGCGACGCCGCGAGTCCGAGGATGGAGCCGCAGGCGCCGTGGGTGGAGCAGGAGGGGCCGGAGTATTGGGACCGGGAGACGCGGAACGCCGAGGGCCACGCACAGACTCACCGAGAGAACCTGCAGACCCTGCTCCGCTACTACAACCAGAGCGAGGCCG GGTCTCACACCATCCAGAGGGTGTTTGGCTGCGACCTGGGGCCGGACGGGCGCCTCCTCCGCGGATATAACCAGCACGCCTACGATGGCAAGGATTACATTGCCCTGAACGAGGACCTGCGCTCCTGGACCGCGGCGGACACGGCGGCTCAGAACACCCAGCGCAAGTGGGAGGCGTGCGGTGAGGCGGAGGAGTGGAGCGTCTACCTGGAGGGCGAGTGCCTGGAGTGGCTCCGCAGACACCTGGAGAACGGGAAGGAGACGCTGCAGCGCGCGG ATCCCCCAAAGACACACGTGACCCACCACCCCATATCTGACCATGAGGCCACCCTGAGGTGCTGGGCCCTGGGCTTCTACCCTGCGGAGATCACACTGACCTGGCAGCGGGATGGGGAGGACCAAACTCAGGACACTGAGCTTGTGGAGACCAGGCCAGCAGGGGATGGAACCTTCCAGAAGTGGGCAGCTGTGGTGGTGTCTTCTGGAGAAGAGCAGAGATACACGTGCCATGTGCAGCACGAGGGGCTGCTGGAGCCCCTCACCCTGAGATGGG AGCCATCTTCCCAGTCCGCCATCCCCATCTTGGGCTTCGTTGCTGGCCTGGCTGTCCTAGCCTTTTTGGTCACTGGAGCTGTGGTCACTGCTGTGttgtggaggaggaagagctcAG GTGGAAAAGGAGGGAGTTACTCTCAGGCTGTGTGTaagtggtgggggtgggagtgtggAGGAGCTCACCCATCCCGTAATTCCTCCTGTCCCATGTCTCCTGTGGGCTCTGACCAGATGCTGTTTTTGTTCTACCCCAGCCAGCGACAGTGA
- the LOC719250 gene encoding class I histocompatibility antigen, Gogo-B*0101 alpha chain isoform X9 — MMPGTVLLLLSGALALTETWAGSHSLRYFSTSVSRPGRGEPRFISVGYVDDTQFLRFDSDAASPRMEPQAPWVEQEGPEYWDRETRNAEGHAQTHRENLQTLLRYYNQSEAGSHTIQRVFGCDLGPDGRLLRGYNQHAYDGKDYIALNEDLRSWTAADTAAQNTQRKWEACGEAEEWSVYLEGECLEWLRRHLENGKETLQRADPPKTHVTHHPISDHEATLRCWALGFYPAEITLTWQRDGEDQTQDTELVETRPAGDGTFQKWAAVVVSSGEEQRYTCHVQHEGLLEPLTLRWEPSSQSAIPILGFVAGLAVLAFLVTGAVVTAVLWRRKSSGREGVRASDSDQGSDVSLRDCKA, encoded by the exons ATGATGCCCGGAACCGTCCTCCTGCTGCTCTCGGGGGCCCTGGCCCTGACCGAGACCTGGGCCG GCTCGCACTCCTTGAGGTATTTCAGCACCTCCGTGTCCCGGCCCGGCCGCGGGGAGCCCCGCTTCATCTCCGTGGGCTACGTGGACGACACGCAGTTCCTGCGGTTCGACAGCGACGCCGCGAGTCCGAGGATGGAGCCGCAGGCGCCGTGGGTGGAGCAGGAGGGGCCGGAGTATTGGGACCGGGAGACGCGGAACGCCGAGGGCCACGCACAGACTCACCGAGAGAACCTGCAGACCCTGCTCCGCTACTACAACCAGAGCGAGGCCG GGTCTCACACCATCCAGAGGGTGTTTGGCTGCGACCTGGGGCCGGACGGGCGCCTCCTCCGCGGATATAACCAGCACGCCTACGATGGCAAGGATTACATTGCCCTGAACGAGGACCTGCGCTCCTGGACCGCGGCGGACACGGCGGCTCAGAACACCCAGCGCAAGTGGGAGGCGTGCGGTGAGGCGGAGGAGTGGAGCGTCTACCTGGAGGGCGAGTGCCTGGAGTGGCTCCGCAGACACCTGGAGAACGGGAAGGAGACGCTGCAGCGCGCGG ATCCCCCAAAGACACACGTGACCCACCACCCCATATCTGACCATGAGGCCACCCTGAGGTGCTGGGCCCTGGGCTTCTACCCTGCGGAGATCACACTGACCTGGCAGCGGGATGGGGAGGACCAAACTCAGGACACTGAGCTTGTGGAGACCAGGCCAGCAGGGGATGGAACCTTCCAGAAGTGGGCAGCTGTGGTGGTGTCTTCTGGAGAAGAGCAGAGATACACGTGCCATGTGCAGCACGAGGGGCTGCTGGAGCCCCTCACCCTGAGATGGG AGCCATCTTCCCAGTCCGCCATCCCCATCTTGGGCTTCGTTGCTGGCCTGGCTGTCCTAGCCTTTTTGGTCACTGGAGCTGTGGTCACTGCTGTGttgtggaggaggaagagctcAGGTAGGGAAGGGGTAAGGG CCAGCGACAGTGACCAGGGCTCTGATGTGTCTCTCAGGGATTGTAAAG CCTGA
- the LOC719250 gene encoding class I histocompatibility antigen, Gogo-B*0101 alpha chain isoform X3: MMPGTVLLLLSGALALTETWAGECGVWREMASAGRSEGTAGGGAGPGEPRGEEGRAGLSLSSPPGSHSLRYFSTSVSRPGRGEPRFISVGYVDDTQFLRFDSDAASPRMEPQAPWVEQEGPEYWDRETRNAEGHAQTHRENLQTLLRYYNQSEAGSHTIQRVFGCDLGPDGRLLRGYNQHAYDGKDYIALNEDLRSWTAADTAAQNTQRKWEACGEAEEWSVYLEGECLEWLRRHLENGKETLQRADPPKTHVTHHPISDHEATLRCWALGFYPAEITLTWQRDGEDQTQDTELVETRPAGDGTFQKWAAVVVSSGEEQRYTCHVQHEGLLEPLTLRWEPSSQSAIPILGFVAGLAVLAFLVTGAVVTAVLWRRKSSGREGVRASDSDQGSDVSLRDCKA, from the exons ATGATGCCCGGAACCGTCCTCCTGCTGCTCTCGGGGGCCCTGGCCCTGACCGAGACCTGGGCCGGTGAGTGCGGGGTCTGGAGGGAAATGGCCTCTGCGGGGAGGAGCGAGGGGACCGCAGGTGGGGGCGCAGGACCCGGGGAGCCGCGCGGGGAGGAGGGTCGGGCGGGTCTCAGCCTCTCCTCGCCCCCAGGCTCGCACTCCTTGAGGTATTTCAGCACCTCCGTGTCCCGGCCCGGCCGCGGGGAGCCCCGCTTCATCTCCGTGGGCTACGTGGACGACACGCAGTTCCTGCGGTTCGACAGCGACGCCGCGAGTCCGAGGATGGAGCCGCAGGCGCCGTGGGTGGAGCAGGAGGGGCCGGAGTATTGGGACCGGGAGACGCGGAACGCCGAGGGCCACGCACAGACTCACCGAGAGAACCTGCAGACCCTGCTCCGCTACTACAACCAGAGCGAGGCCG GGTCTCACACCATCCAGAGGGTGTTTGGCTGCGACCTGGGGCCGGACGGGCGCCTCCTCCGCGGATATAACCAGCACGCCTACGATGGCAAGGATTACATTGCCCTGAACGAGGACCTGCGCTCCTGGACCGCGGCGGACACGGCGGCTCAGAACACCCAGCGCAAGTGGGAGGCGTGCGGTGAGGCGGAGGAGTGGAGCGTCTACCTGGAGGGCGAGTGCCTGGAGTGGCTCCGCAGACACCTGGAGAACGGGAAGGAGACGCTGCAGCGCGCGG ATCCCCCAAAGACACACGTGACCCACCACCCCATATCTGACCATGAGGCCACCCTGAGGTGCTGGGCCCTGGGCTTCTACCCTGCGGAGATCACACTGACCTGGCAGCGGGATGGGGAGGACCAAACTCAGGACACTGAGCTTGTGGAGACCAGGCCAGCAGGGGATGGAACCTTCCAGAAGTGGGCAGCTGTGGTGGTGTCTTCTGGAGAAGAGCAGAGATACACGTGCCATGTGCAGCACGAGGGGCTGCTGGAGCCCCTCACCCTGAGATGGG AGCCATCTTCCCAGTCCGCCATCCCCATCTTGGGCTTCGTTGCTGGCCTGGCTGTCCTAGCCTTTTTGGTCACTGGAGCTGTGGTCACTGCTGTGttgtggaggaggaagagctcAGGTAGGGAAGGGGTAAGGG CCAGCGACAGTGACCAGGGCTCTGATGTGTCTCTCAGGGATTGTAAAG CCTGA